The genomic stretch GCCGACACCAATGGCGCCCGGTATACCTGAAACTAAAGCGACACTCCTTGTATCGCCGGAATGGCTTAAAAAAAACAGGGCAAACGTTATCATTGTCGACGCGCGTCCGGAGAGTCTCTATGCCGGGGGGCACATCCCGGGAGCAGTCAACGCGACGTGGACATACTTTGCAAATATGGGAGCGCCGAACGGCAGTATCAAATGGGGTACGGTATGGCCGTCGGCAACGATGGCCAAAAGAATTGGCGCACTCGGTATCAACGGCAAAAAGACCGTGATAGCTTATGACGATGCCGGAGGCTGGGGGCAGAGCGGCTGGGTCCTATGCATACTTCGTATGAGCGGGATCAAAAATGCAAGGATCCTTGAAGGAGGGTTCACTGCATGGAAGCAGGCAGGAGGGACTGTTTCAAAGACTAACCATAAGAATAAGTCCGTTGCTTTCTCCATCCCTAAGTACCAGGCAACCTATATGGTAGATACTAAGTGGATAGACGACAACCTTGGCAAGGAGGGACTTGTCATCCTTGATGTCCGCACACCTGCCGAATATCAGGGCAAGATCCGTCCGTTTCAGGAGAAACGCGCTGGACATCTTCCCGGTGCGATCAACATCGAGCTGCAGGATTTTGTGAAGGATAACTATGACTTTAAAGAGGCAGAAGAGATCAAAGTACTTCTTGAAAAGGCATGCATAACCCCTGACAATGAGATAGTTGTCTATGACACGGCGGGAGTCAGGGCGGCGTTCGTTACAATGGTGCTGCGCTATGCCGGCTACCACAAGTCACGGTGCTATGACGAGGGTTTTCAGGCGTGGGCGGGCAACCCTAAACTGCCGCTTGAGAAATCCGAATGATAGCTGCCGCACTGCAGCGTTAGATCCATAAAACATCGGGGCCGGTTTTTGGTGGGATACGAAAACACACCATAGACCGGTCCCGTTCTTCTGTCGTTTATCTTGGTCTGCGGCTCTAATGCAAGAATATCTGTATAACGGTAGGGTCTAGTATTTTGTCAGGATTTTTTTCAGTTTATCTTCATCTATATTTCCGCCCGAGATGATTATTCCGGTTTTACGACCTCGGACGTCGACTTTACCTGCAAGAAGCGCCGCGACTCCCACTGCTCCGGCCCCTTCTGCCACCTGATGGTGTTCCCTGTGCAGGAACGCTATTGCGTTTGCTATGTCTTCTTCTGTAATTTCATGTATTCCGCTTACGCGAGTTTTGGCAAGTGTAAGAAGGCTTTGTGGAATGTATCCTGCCAGACCGTCAGCGAGGGTTTCAAAATATTCCACTTCTTTGACAATCCCGTCCGCCCAGGAAACGACCCACGGATTTGAAGCCACTGACTGGACGCCCCATATCTCGACCTTCGGGTTTATCGCCTTCGCCGCTATTGCCATCCCGTTCATAAGACCCCCGCCTCCTGCCGGAACGAGCAGCAGGTCGATATCAGGTTCGTCGGTGAACATCTCGAAGCCTGCCGTTCCCTGTCCTGCGATAACGGTAGGATCTTCGAACGAAGAGATATATGTCATGCCTCTTTCTTCAGCATGCTTGTGCGCGGTCGCCTCGGCGAAATCATAGTCGCCATCACAGACAATAAGTTCTATGAATTCTCCGCCGCGGCGCCTTATCGCCAGTTTTTTCGTCTCAGGGCAGGCCTTTGGTACGAATATCAGTGTCTTGATGCCGAGTTCATTCGCTGCAAGCGCGACACCCTGTCCGTGGTTGCCGCTTGAACATGTTACGACGCCGCGTGCGCGCTCTTCATCGTTCAGTGAGCTCATCTTGTAGAGAGCCCCGCGAAGTTTGAACGAGCCGCATATCTGCTGGTTTTCCCATTTGATGTAGACAGGAGCTCCTGCCATCTCGCTAAGGGGATAAGAATATTCTGTCGGCGTATGCCTGACTCGCTTGTTCAAAAAACGGTATGCTCTTACGACATCTGTAAAGCTGGGGTTGATAGGAAGATTATCCATTTTAATTTAAGGCCTCCGGATTTCAGGATAGGCGCAGGTCACAGAATCCCTGATGGATGTGCGCCTGCATTTTTTGTATTACTGCCCCTTCATCGTGCTGATCTCTTGATTCAAGGATGCTTCGTTTTTTCAATAGG from Synergistaceae bacterium encodes the following:
- a CDS encoding sulfurtransferase, which codes for MASKLIVDSCSCGISERDGSMRKFVTTALMGSMLLIFSSMAVAVESSVSPDKTVTPASTSALPAAEIHTVIRPIKPTPMAPGIPETKATLLVSPEWLKKNRANVIIVDARPESLYAGGHIPGAVNATWTYFANMGAPNGSIKWGTVWPSATMAKRIGALGINGKKTVIAYDDAGGWGQSGWVLCILRMSGIKNARILEGGFTAWKQAGGTVSKTNHKNKSVAFSIPKYQATYMVDTKWIDDNLGKEGLVILDVRTPAEYQGKIRPFQEKRAGHLPGAINIELQDFVKDNYDFKEAEEIKVLLEKACITPDNEIVVYDTAGVRAAFVTMVLRYAGYHKSRCYDEGFQAWAGNPKLPLEKSE
- a CDS encoding threonine/serine dehydratase; amino-acid sequence: MDNLPINPSFTDVVRAYRFLNKRVRHTPTEYSYPLSEMAGAPVYIKWENQQICGSFKLRGALYKMSSLNDEERARGVVTCSSGNHGQGVALAANELGIKTLIFVPKACPETKKLAIRRRGGEFIELIVCDGDYDFAEATAHKHAEERGMTYISSFEDPTVIAGQGTAGFEMFTDEPDIDLLLVPAGGGGLMNGMAIAAKAINPKVEIWGVQSVASNPWVVSWADGIVKEVEYFETLADGLAGYIPQSLLTLAKTRVSGIHEITEEDIANAIAFLHREHHQVAEGAGAVGVAALLAGKVDVRGRKTGIIISGGNIDEDKLKKILTKY